A portion of the Sulfurospirillum diekertiae genome contains these proteins:
- the nrfD gene encoding NrfD/PsrC family molybdoenzyme membrane anchor subunit, with amino-acid sequence MDFGALLHTISTITPDRPWGIDIPNYFWFTGSSAAAFIISSFAHVFGMKEYKPIAGFSLLLAFVLLVAAPMNLIDDLRQPGRIINFFFYGWENFPTSPMKWGVLLLIAYPLLILVEALVLYRPYFWFSKGVVRSQEQVEKDHHLGVILGAIGIPLALSVHGYTGYILGAVHAIPLFHTPLMPILFLASAMVSGTGLLIILLPIFQKFFTDFKRVDMEMMQRLARLLSWFIVIDLVIRFFWLTFAITFNGEEKYAFKLFFGENFWEVLIVDYVICLFVPMAIGFTNYFTRSFKWVLFGGILSAIGVWIFRWNTVIGGQSIGKTTPFLLEYHPHFSGFDSILSVLSNWSLLIALIALVMVLFPWDKEMANYYVKHEER; translated from the coding sequence ATGGATTTTGGAGCACTATTACATACGATCTCGACGATCACACCCGATCGTCCTTGGGGCATAGATATTCCCAACTATTTTTGGTTTACTGGAAGTTCAGCAGCAGCGTTTATCATCTCCAGTTTTGCCCATGTTTTTGGCATGAAAGAGTATAAACCGATCGCGGGCTTTTCACTGCTTTTAGCTTTTGTGTTGCTCGTAGCGGCACCGATGAACTTGATCGATGATCTTCGCCAACCCGGTCGCATTATCAACTTTTTCTTTTATGGCTGGGAAAATTTTCCTACATCACCGATGAAATGGGGCGTGTTATTATTGATCGCGTATCCTTTACTCATTTTAGTTGAAGCTTTAGTGCTCTACCGCCCTTATTTTTGGTTTTCAAAAGGGGTTGTGCGAAGCCAAGAGCAGGTTGAAAAAGACCACCATTTAGGCGTTATTTTAGGTGCGATTGGTATACCATTGGCTCTGAGCGTGCATGGCTACACCGGCTATATTTTAGGGGCGGTGCATGCGATACCTCTGTTTCATACTCCACTGATGCCTATTCTGTTTTTAGCTTCGGCGATGGTTTCAGGAACGGGCTTGCTCATTATTTTACTGCCAATTTTTCAAAAATTCTTTACAGACTTTAAACGCGTAGACATGGAAATGATGCAGCGTCTCGCGCGTCTTTTGTCATGGTTTATTGTGATCGATCTTGTGATTCGCTTCTTTTGGCTCACCTTTGCCATTACCTTTAATGGCGAAGAAAAATACGCGTTCAAGCTTTTCTTTGGTGAAAATTTCTGGGAAGTGTTGATCGTGGATTATGTGATTTGTCTGTTTGTCCCTATGGCGATCGGCTTTACGAACTATTTTACACGCTCATTTAAATGGGTCTTATTTGGAGGAATCCTCTCCGCCATTGGTGTGTGGATTTTCCGCTGGAATACGGTTATTGGTGGTCAAAGCATTGGTAAAACGACACCTTTTTTACTTGAATACCATCCGCACTTTTCAGGATTTGACAGCATCCTATCGGTACTCTCTAACTGGAGTTTATTGATCGCTTTGATCGCTTTGGTGATGGTGCTTTTCCCTTGGGATAAAGAGATGGCAAATTATTACGTTAAACACGAGGAGCGATAA
- the dsrO gene encoding sulfate reduction electron transfer complex DsrMKJOP subunit DsrO: MDEKELQQGRRGFVKKTTALLSAAVLAAPNAKAISLTNPGRESGDARYIGQEGKRFGMVIDLRKCVGCQACTSACKSENRVPKEKFRTYVPEYELGSYPNVHKAFLPQLCNHCAEPSCVSVCPTGATFARKDGIVVVDNEICWGCGYCINACPYDKRYFNPITNVADKCTLCAHRVDHGLLPACVESCVGGARVFGDLNDPHSTVSKLLSSYPATVLKPASGTKPRVFYIALSGEIQGLPYSLKALDDMARKIDGMPTTREWSTKGE; this comes from the coding sequence ATGGATGAGAAAGAGCTGCAACAAGGACGAAGGGGATTTGTCAAAAAAACAACCGCCCTTTTAAGTGCCGCTGTGCTTGCTGCCCCCAATGCAAAAGCCATAAGCTTGACCAACCCTGGACGTGAAAGTGGCGATGCACGCTACATCGGACAAGAGGGTAAGCGCTTTGGAATGGTGATCGATCTGCGCAAATGCGTTGGCTGCCAAGCCTGTACGAGTGCCTGCAAAAGTGAAAACAGAGTCCCCAAAGAAAAATTTAGAACCTATGTGCCTGAGTATGAACTAGGGAGTTACCCCAATGTGCATAAGGCATTTTTACCCCAACTCTGTAACCATTGTGCTGAGCCTTCGTGTGTGAGTGTCTGCCCTACGGGTGCAACGTTTGCCCGCAAAGATGGCATCGTTGTGGTCGATAATGAAATCTGCTGGGGTTGTGGATACTGCATCAATGCCTGTCCTTACGACAAACGCTACTTTAACCCAATCACCAATGTTGCCGATAAATGCACGCTGTGTGCGCATCGAGTCGATCATGGCTTATTGCCTGCGTGTGTGGAGAGTTGTGTGGGAGGAGCACGCGTTTTTGGCGATCTCAATGATCCGCACTCAACGGTTTCAAAACTCCTTTCAAGCTACCCAGCGACGGTTTTAAAACCTGCGAGCGGAACCAAACCACGTGTTTTTTACATAGCCCTCAGTGGGGAAATTCAAGGATTGCCGTATTCGCTCAAAGCATTGGATGATATGGCGCGAAAAATTGATGGGATGCCGACTACTCGTGAGTGGTCCACCAAAGGAGAATAA
- a CDS encoding ATP-binding protein, which translates to MSYLNTLSSLSTKTKTMIFVLMLFLAMATIFGWMRYIDVREGIEKSRKDYSLQIHSIYEMTLKRTSAFYLNRAYANLDSYGIKEALEHKNIEQLTGLSSFRWNVLKQENPYLLGIRFYDEKLALLAYLGKEPKKEEIEQSGEVPKEPEVGFFFSKHYAAYHIMVPVIVHEKIIGMLEFAIAPEFFLNEVEEFSNLKGYILFKGEEFVPSDDALLGISLKDGEISQNKKSTYITHVIPLKGIIRDDLAELLFFQDISDQQQKLLDAVYEAFFVALSMLAVLLIILNYGFNVLILRLEESEVNLKELNHTLEDRVNEEITRRMENEQILMHQSRLASMGEMIGNIAHQWRQPLSELGATLMNLQILWEKQKLTTTIFEDRIKRSEGLIAYMSKTIDDFRNFFVSDNQKERYSVNEAIHKSLGLIESALKNHHITLEFHEGDHCEVEGYPSQFAQAMLNIISNAKDILLERSISDPTIWISLTCKEGKVLILIADNGGGIALEPIEKIFEPYVSTKHAKSGTGIGLYMSKTIIEKNANGVLCAYNSDKGAIFEIIL; encoded by the coding sequence TTGTCTTACCTTAATACGCTTTCTAGCCTTTCAACTAAAACCAAAACGATGATTTTCGTCCTAATGCTGTTTCTAGCGATGGCGACGATTTTTGGCTGGATGCGTTATATTGATGTCAGGGAAGGAATTGAAAAATCCCGTAAAGATTATTCGCTTCAAATTCACAGTATTTATGAGATGACACTGAAGCGTACCAGTGCTTTTTACCTCAATCGCGCCTACGCCAATCTTGACTCTTATGGCATTAAGGAGGCGTTAGAGCACAAAAATATAGAACAACTTACAGGACTTTCAAGTTTTCGCTGGAACGTACTTAAACAAGAAAATCCTTATCTGCTCGGAATTCGTTTTTACGATGAAAAATTGGCACTGCTTGCCTACCTTGGGAAAGAGCCTAAAAAGGAAGAGATTGAGCAGAGTGGTGAAGTGCCCAAGGAGCCCGAAGTTGGCTTTTTCTTCTCCAAGCATTACGCAGCCTATCATATTATGGTGCCAGTCATCGTGCATGAAAAAATTATTGGTATGCTGGAGTTTGCGATTGCCCCTGAGTTTTTTCTCAATGAAGTCGAAGAGTTTTCCAATCTGAAAGGCTACATTCTTTTTAAAGGCGAGGAGTTTGTTCCTTCAGATGATGCCCTTTTAGGGATTAGCCTCAAGGATGGCGAAATTTCTCAAAATAAAAAAAGTACCTACATTACCCATGTCATTCCTCTTAAGGGAATCATTAGAGATGATTTAGCGGAGCTTCTCTTTTTTCAAGATATCAGCGATCAACAGCAAAAACTTTTAGATGCGGTGTATGAAGCTTTTTTTGTGGCACTGAGTATGTTAGCCGTACTTCTCATCATTCTCAATTATGGCTTCAATGTTTTGATCTTACGACTGGAAGAGAGCGAAGTAAATCTTAAAGAGCTCAACCATACACTCGAAGATCGCGTCAATGAAGAGATAACAAGGCGCATGGAAAATGAGCAAATTTTGATGCACCAAAGCAGGCTTGCCAGTATGGGGGAGATGATCGGCAACATTGCGCATCAGTGGCGACAGCCGCTGAGTGAACTGGGTGCAACACTGATGAATCTGCAAATTCTTTGGGAAAAACAAAAACTCACGACTACGATTTTTGAGGATCGCATTAAGCGCTCAGAAGGGTTGATTGCTTACATGTCTAAAACCATTGATGATTTTCGCAACTTCTTTGTCAGTGACAATCAAAAAGAGCGTTACAGTGTCAATGAGGCGATTCATAAATCACTTGGTCTCATTGAATCCGCTTTGAAAAATCATCACATTACACTTGAGTTTCACGAAGGTGATCACTGCGAAGTGGAGGGCTACCCCAGCCAATTTGCCCAAGCAATGTTAAACATCATCAGCAATGCCAAAGACATTCTTTTGGAGCGTTCTATCAGCGATCCGACGATCTGGATCAGTCTTACATGTAAAGAGGGGAAAGTGCTGATTCTCATTGCCGATAATGGCGGAGGCATTGCCTTAGAACCGATCGAAAAAATCTTTGAGCCTTATGTGAGTACCAAACACGCCAAGAGTGGGACTGGCATTGGGCTTTACATGAGCAAGACGATCATCGAAAAAAATGCCAATGGAGTTTTATGTGCTTACAACAGCGATAAAGGGGCTATTTTTGAAATAATCCTCTAA
- a CDS encoding response regulator transcription factor translates to MANPLSLFEHLCILYAEDEESLRKSVVQTLELFFDKVVEARDGEEALDLFFEHKPDILLLDICMPKCDGLKLLKEIRQSHKRVPVIIMSAYAEPSYFQQSIELNICKYLLKPFSKESFLDALKTCAEWMYEWGEGGMIKAGSDLFYDPETGTLANEGVSFVLTKKERLLFEYFLRQKNRVISFDELEDAIWAGEGGSKEALKALVKELRKKLTKESIENVFGIGYKLVLP, encoded by the coding sequence ATGGCAAATCCACTTTCTTTGTTCGAACATCTGTGCATTTTATACGCCGAAGATGAAGAGAGTCTGCGCAAAAGTGTCGTTCAAACTTTGGAGCTTTTCTTTGATAAAGTCGTCGAAGCACGTGATGGCGAAGAGGCATTAGACCTTTTTTTTGAACACAAGCCAGACATTTTATTGCTTGATATTTGTATGCCAAAGTGTGATGGCTTAAAGCTGCTCAAAGAGATTCGCCAATCGCACAAACGTGTTCCCGTGATTATCATGAGTGCATACGCAGAGCCAAGTTATTTTCAGCAATCCATTGAGCTCAATATTTGCAAATACCTTCTCAAACCTTTTTCCAAAGAGAGTTTTTTAGATGCCCTTAAAACCTGTGCCGAATGGATGTATGAATGGGGCGAGGGCGGTATGATCAAAGCGGGGAGTGATCTTTTTTATGACCCCGAAACGGGTACCTTGGCGAATGAAGGTGTATCGTTTGTTCTTACCAAAAAAGAGCGTCTTTTATTTGAGTATTTTTTGCGCCAAAAAAATCGTGTGATCTCATTTGATGAGCTCGAAGACGCAATCTGGGCAGGAGAGGGTGGAAGTAAAGAGGCGCTTAAAGCCCTCGTGAAAGAACTTCGCAAAAAACTGACCAAAGAGAGCATCGAAAATGTCTTTGGGATAGGATATAAACTTGTCTTACCTTAA
- a CDS encoding YdjY domain-containing protein — MKVDKENKTITILAAVNGKYLTENTRHAVVFKDGKFGDKPVFRAFQNQNDFLQAMLEIGGVAGNNMTKANGETTYVEGQKIALSVTWNGAPKSYDINEVISDSNNKLIDLRFGGNEKNAKELNTGCITCLDSCSVGIISNHAYTYGAVEKRGEVIFHGNAAILPKDGTLVAVTYKLINE, encoded by the coding sequence ATGAAAGTGGATAAAGAAAACAAAACGATTACTATTTTAGCGGCTGTCAATGGTAAATATTTGACTGAAAATACACGTCATGCTGTTGTTTTTAAAGATGGTAAGTTCGGTGACAAACCAGTTTTTAGAGCCTTTCAAAATCAAAATGACTTTCTCCAAGCGATGCTTGAGATTGGTGGCGTTGCGGGCAATAATATGACGAAAGCCAATGGCGAAACAACCTACGTGGAAGGTCAAAAAATCGCACTAAGCGTAACATGGAACGGTGCGCCTAAAAGCTATGACATCAATGAAGTCATCAGTGACAGCAACAATAAGCTGATTGATTTACGCTTTGGCGGTAACGAAAAAAATGCTAAAGAGCTCAATACAGGATGTATTACCTGTTTGGACAGTTGTTCTGTTGGTATTATTTCCAATCACGCTTATACCTATGGTGCCGTTGAAAAACGTGGTGAAGTCATTTTCCATGGCAATGCAGCCATTCTTCCAAAAGATGGTACATTGGTTGCTGTAACCTATAAATTGATCAATGAATAA
- a CDS encoding TVP38/TMEM64 family protein yields MKRSQIILLLLSAVCLGLYFTIPSIQTQLNLAISILCSLNLESVIAYLREFGAYAALISFLLMILQSIIAPIPAFLITLSNAAIFGWALGALLSWSSAMVGAALCFFIARILGRDVVEKLTSKKALDTTDAFFERYGKHTIIVCRLLPFISFDLISYAAGLTSIRFWSFWVATGIGQLPATLVYSYFGQNLSSGGKIIFITLLMMFALSIIIYIFKKIYDKRVRIS; encoded by the coding sequence ATGAAACGATCACAAATCATTTTACTCCTGCTTAGCGCCGTTTGCTTGGGGCTTTATTTCACCATCCCCAGCATTCAAACACAACTCAATCTTGCTATCTCCATTTTATGCTCCCTTAATCTGGAGAGTGTGATTGCCTATTTACGAGAATTTGGTGCGTATGCAGCCTTAATCTCCTTTTTGTTGATGATTTTACAATCCATCATCGCTCCCATTCCTGCTTTTTTGATTACGCTCTCCAATGCAGCCATTTTTGGTTGGGCATTGGGTGCGCTTTTATCGTGGAGTAGTGCGATGGTTGGAGCTGCCCTTTGCTTTTTTATTGCACGTATTTTAGGGCGTGATGTGGTTGAAAAATTGACCAGTAAAAAAGCTTTGGATACCACCGATGCCTTTTTTGAGCGTTATGGAAAGCATACGATTATCGTTTGTCGCCTGCTTCCTTTTATCTCGTTTGATCTTATCAGCTATGCTGCAGGTCTGACGTCGATTCGTTTTTGGAGTTTCTGGGTTGCAACGGGTATTGGGCAATTGCCCGCAACGCTGGTGTATAGCTATTTTGGACAAAATCTAAGCAGTGGTGGAAAAATTATTTTTATCACACTTTTGATGATGTTTGCACTTAGTATCATCATCTATATCTTTAAAAAAATATACGATAAAAGAGTACGTATTTCTTAG
- a CDS encoding GGDEF domain-containing protein, which produces MLNEKWQTLIDVADFAFQPIVNIYTGKLYAVEALIRNYEPAGFTTIDCVFDSAYSEKTLYSIDVKLREKAIHKFSLLPFSKHIKLFYNLDNRITMMPDFKSGYTCELLSTYEMDTSNICFELSEKHQVGMYAGVDKLVLNLYKQQGYKMAIDDFGVGFSGLQMLFNADPNFIKIDRFFICDIHLSKKKKLFVSSIVQIAQAMGIFTIAEGVECEEEYNECKKLGCNMVQGYFVQKPTLDVTQIVMSYEHLKLVDQSDKRKNGKIANIEKYLQKSSTVFMDSPINDVYEVLKGDKKNHFVPVLARDQTPLGIIRDADIKAYLYSNYGKALLYNLTQGSLKKIIAHCGRADINDPIEKILKIYAFDDDNDAILITENEKYLGYLSSKVLLDIVNEKNIVDAKDQNPLTGLSGNRIINEFVANAMDSKEKVMMAYFDFDNFKPFNDYYGFRKGDRAITLFADILKSSVGFDECLVGHVGGDDFFLGWSLKEEDSFEKVYAIVLEIVTKFSEDIKSFYCEQGLSSGYIMAKNRDGVIQQFPLMTVSAAVICHGFGYQHDFDDNELNEIFGVLKKSAKASSTHIACVDLGVIKDAI; this is translated from the coding sequence ATGTTAAACGAAAAATGGCAAACGCTCATTGATGTAGCAGACTTTGCTTTTCAGCCCATTGTCAATATTTACACAGGTAAACTTTACGCAGTAGAGGCGTTGATTCGCAACTATGAGCCTGCTGGTTTTACCACGATTGACTGTGTTTTTGATAGTGCTTATAGTGAAAAAACACTTTACAGTATTGATGTGAAGCTCCGTGAAAAAGCAATCCATAAGTTTTCATTACTCCCTTTTTCAAAACATATAAAACTCTTTTACAATCTCGATAATCGCATTACAATGATGCCTGATTTTAAGTCTGGTTATACCTGCGAACTGCTTTCTACCTATGAAATGGACACCTCTAATATCTGCTTTGAACTCTCCGAAAAACATCAAGTGGGCATGTACGCTGGTGTCGATAAGCTCGTGCTCAACCTTTACAAACAGCAAGGCTATAAAATGGCCATAGACGATTTTGGCGTTGGATTCTCAGGGCTTCAAATGCTCTTTAATGCTGATCCCAATTTCATCAAGATTGATCGTTTTTTTATCTGTGATATTCACCTCAGTAAAAAGAAAAAGCTTTTTGTGAGCTCTATCGTTCAAATTGCGCAGGCGATGGGTATTTTTACAATTGCTGAAGGCGTTGAGTGCGAAGAGGAATATAACGAATGTAAAAAACTTGGCTGCAACATGGTTCAAGGTTATTTTGTGCAAAAACCTACCCTTGATGTTACCCAAATAGTGATGAGTTATGAGCATCTCAAACTGGTCGATCAAAGTGATAAACGCAAAAATGGCAAAATAGCGAACATAGAAAAATACCTTCAAAAAAGCTCTACGGTATTTATGGATTCGCCGATTAATGATGTTTATGAAGTGCTGAAAGGGGATAAAAAAAATCATTTTGTTCCGGTGCTCGCACGTGATCAAACCCCTCTTGGTATTATTAGAGATGCTGATATTAAGGCGTATCTCTACTCCAATTATGGTAAAGCCTTATTGTACAATCTGACACAAGGAAGTTTAAAAAAGATCATCGCACATTGTGGGCGAGCGGACATTAATGATCCGATTGAAAAGATTTTAAAAATTTATGCCTTTGATGATGATAACGATGCCATTTTGATCACGGAAAATGAAAAATATTTGGGTTATTTAAGCTCGAAAGTGCTTTTAGATATTGTCAATGAAAAAAATATTGTCGATGCCAAAGATCAAAACCCGCTTACAGGTCTTTCAGGAAACCGCATTATCAATGAATTTGTTGCCAATGCAATGGATAGCAAAGAAAAAGTGATGATGGCGTATTTTGACTTTGATAACTTCAAACCCTTTAATGACTACTATGGCTTCCGTAAAGGAGATCGTGCGATTACGCTGTTTGCGGACATTTTAAAAAGTTCGGTAGGTTTTGATGAGTGTTTGGTAGGCCACGTCGGTGGCGATGATTTTTTCCTCGGTTGGAGTCTTAAAGAGGAAGATAGTTTTGAAAAAGTCTATGCCATTGTCTTAGAAATTGTCACGAAATTTTCTGAAGATATTAAGAGTTTTTACTGTGAACAAGGATTGAGTTCAGGGTATATCATGGCAAAAAATCGTGATGGTGTGATTCAGCAGTTTCCTCTAATGACCGTCAGTGCCGCAGTCATTTGCCACGGTTTTGGGTATCAGCATGATTTTGATGACAATGAACTCAATGAAATTTTTGGTGTTCTCAAAAAAAGTGCTAAAGCCTCATCAACACACATTGCGTGTGTTGATTTGGGCGTCATTAAAGATGCGATATAA
- a CDS encoding substrate-binding periplasmic protein, with product MCFKWCVLCCLGFIFSLNAASVIVYTEPNPPFNFREKGMIQGLGFDLLEASMISLRSKIAQDEIYLGTWKEVYKEALDHPNTFLISTTKIKEREPYFQWIGPIATVRLGVIAKRGTDIPKGHSTIEILRPLKIATVKETSSEKVLFNEIGENHNLNITRVSTPAQGYKMLEYGRVDALIYTDVPFVYYLISEGQDVSQYKMVHVLLNTDYYIAAGKSVPKEQIQIMQAQLNHLKEPDGKGGSSMYDRIMANYLKGVVLQP from the coding sequence ATGTGTTTTAAATGGTGTGTATTATGTTGTTTAGGATTTATTTTTTCTCTTAATGCTGCTTCTGTAATCGTTTATACCGAGCCAAACCCTCCTTTCAATTTTCGTGAAAAAGGGATGATCCAAGGATTGGGGTTTGATCTACTTGAAGCTTCGATGATTTCATTGCGTTCTAAAATCGCGCAAGATGAGATTTATTTGGGGACATGGAAAGAAGTTTATAAAGAGGCACTGGATCATCCAAATACCTTTTTGATTAGTACCACTAAAATTAAAGAGCGCGAACCTTATTTTCAATGGATTGGGCCTATCGCAACGGTACGACTTGGAGTCATTGCCAAACGAGGGACAGACATTCCTAAGGGTCATAGCACCATAGAAATTTTGCGCCCTCTGAAAATTGCTACGGTGAAAGAAACCTCTTCCGAAAAAGTTCTTTTTAATGAAATTGGTGAAAATCATAACTTAAATATTACACGTGTCTCTACGCCTGCTCAAGGGTATAAAATGTTGGAATACGGTAGGGTTGATGCGCTAATTTATACGGATGTTCCTTTTGTTTATTATCTGATCAGTGAGGGGCAAGATGTTTCTCAATACAAAATGGTGCATGTCCTTTTGAATACAGATTATTATATTGCAGCTGGAAAATCTGTACCGAAAGAGCAGATACAGATTATGCAAGCACAGCTCAATCATCTCAAAGAGCCTGATGGCAAAGGAGGGAGTAGCATGTATGATCGTATAATGGCAAATTATCTCAAGGGTGTTGTATTGCAACCTTAA
- a CDS encoding substrate-binding periplasmic protein encodes MHFQAHLVSGIISILLGVTSLFSGDIALYAVPNPPFSFRDKGAIKGLSIDLLEASLATIRPRFAQEEIELEALNKMYDEALRHPKAFLVTMVRLKEREQQFNWLGPIATVRLGLITKRTTDLPKGQSTLEILRPLRIATIKETSSEKLLFKEIGEKSGLNITRVSTPIQGYKMLEYGRIDALVYTDVPFVYHLITEGQDVSQYRMAYVILNTDYYICVGKDVPKEQFNIMQAQLNHLKEPDGKGSSMYDRMVANYLNGAVLKP; translated from the coding sequence ATGCATTTTCAGGCTCATTTAGTAAGTGGAATTATTTCTATACTTTTAGGTGTTACATCTCTTTTTAGTGGGGATATTGCACTCTATGCTGTTCCTAACCCCCCGTTTAGTTTTCGTGATAAAGGTGCTATTAAAGGCTTAAGTATTGACCTTTTGGAAGCAAGCCTTGCAACAATAAGACCACGTTTTGCACAAGAAGAGATTGAACTTGAAGCATTAAATAAAATGTATGATGAAGCACTACGGCATCCTAAAGCTTTTTTAGTGACGATGGTGAGGCTTAAAGAGAGAGAACAACAATTTAATTGGCTTGGACCAATTGCTACTGTACGATTAGGACTGATTACCAAGAGAACAACCGATCTTCCAAAAGGGCAATCTACTTTAGAAATATTACGTCCTCTCAGAATTGCAACGATTAAAGAGACCTCCTCTGAAAAATTGCTTTTTAAAGAAATTGGTGAAAAAAGTGGACTGAATATTACACGTGTTTCAACACCGATCCAAGGCTACAAAATGTTAGAGTATGGCAGAATTGATGCGCTTGTTTATACCGATGTTCCTTTTGTGTATCATTTAATCACGGAAGGGCAAGACGTCTCACAATACCGTATGGCCTATGTTATTCTCAATACAGATTATTATATTTGTGTCGGTAAAGATGTACCCAAAGAGCAGTTTAACATTATGCAAGCACAGCTTAACCATCTGAAAGAACCTGATGGTAAAGGAAGTAGTATGTACGATCGTATGGTGGCAAATTACCTCAATGGTGCTGTCCTTAAGCCTTAA
- a CDS encoding ABC transporter permease → MQSIPLLNLLYMLLPLCVVAFFYYIWVGKKTEIAFATARMSIQLIVIGYVLTSLFTTNALWLLALLVAVMITTASLIVRRNIRHQDFQTYLAILISIALGGTLNLALVLWCVLNLENPLEPRFVIPLAGMIYANSMNAISLCAERYEKEREHYDIEKARAIAFKASMIPQINSFLAVGFVSLPGMMTGQILSGVDPLIAVRYQIVVMGMILSSGAMSNILYLTYVVFKEAKN, encoded by the coding sequence ATGCAATCCATCCCGCTTCTCAACCTCCTCTATATGCTTTTACCACTGTGTGTGGTTGCTTTTTTTTACTATATTTGGGTTGGTAAAAAAACAGAGATCGCCTTTGCTACTGCTAGAATGAGTATTCAGTTGATTGTTATTGGCTATGTATTAACGTCACTTTTTACAACCAATGCACTATGGCTTTTAGCACTGTTAGTCGCAGTGATGATCACCACAGCCTCTTTAATTGTCAGACGCAATATCCGCCATCAAGATTTTCAAACGTACTTGGCCATTTTAATCTCCATCGCATTGGGTGGAACTTTGAATTTAGCGCTTGTTTTATGGTGTGTTTTAAATCTTGAAAATCCACTCGAACCTCGTTTTGTGATTCCTTTAGCGGGGATGATTTATGCCAATTCAATGAATGCTATCTCTTTGTGTGCCGAGCGATATGAAAAAGAGAGAGAACATTATGATATTGAAAAAGCGAGAGCCATTGCTTTTAAAGCATCCATGATCCCTCAAATCAACTCCTTTTTGGCAGTTGGTTTTGTCTCACTGCCTGGAATGATGACAGGACAGATTTTATCAGGTGTTGATCCGCTTATTGCGGTACGGTATCAAATTGTTGTGATGGGAATGATCTTAAGTAGTGGGGCAATGAGCAATATTCTTTATTTAACGTATGTTGTTTTTAAAGAGGCAAAAAATTAA